The following are from one region of the Actinomycetota bacterium genome:
- a CDS encoding ABC transporter ATP-binding protein — MSTVDSWRGVASETAEEVTGGMAGFLRRRSRRLLGSLLRPHLRGFAMGGVLVTLNAAAILAGPLLVKLGIDSGIEPFVAGAPRRGQPLTILFLVVAAYAVMQILDAVTLRGFQRVTGRTGENVLYDLRTRVHDHFQRLSVSFYERYTSGRIIARLTSDIDALSELLYTGMIALPVAILQLVGIAVILFFLDPPLAAVTLSVFPLVFLLTRWFRRESERVYRKVREAVALVIIHFTESLGGIRAVHAYRREPRNQEIFEDVNGRYRDANMESIRVSSLYGPGVQVLGDLAVTACLVYGGYRVLGHDIPIGTLVAFVLYMRQFFQPMQELSQVYNVFQAASASLEKLSGVLEEEPSVAEPDPASAVSRQHWGGRITFEDVTFAYREKPVLEHLSFEVPAGQTVALVGPTGAGKSTIAKLVSRFYDPTRGRVCIDGVDLRCLSDADLRRTIVLVTQEGFLFSGTVAENIAFGRPDATREDIERAARVVGAYGFISELPEGFDTDVRKRGGRLSAGQRQLVALARAFLADPQVIIFDEATSSIDMPSERLIQEALEVVLRDRTAFIIAHRLATVEIADRVLVIEDGGVVEDGSPGDLVLQPGRWAALSQAWEDSLA; from the coding sequence ATGAGCACCGTGGATTCGTGGCGCGGAGTCGCCTCGGAGACCGCCGAGGAAGTTACCGGCGGGATGGCGGGATTCCTGCGCCGTCGCAGCCGCAGGCTGCTCGGCTCCCTGCTGCGTCCGCACCTGCGTGGGTTCGCGATGGGCGGCGTGCTCGTTACCCTCAACGCGGCCGCCATCCTTGCCGGGCCACTGCTGGTGAAGTTAGGGATCGACTCCGGCATCGAGCCGTTCGTCGCCGGGGCACCCCGCCGGGGCCAGCCGCTGACGATTCTGTTCCTGGTCGTCGCCGCGTACGCGGTGATGCAGATCCTGGACGCCGTCACCCTGCGCGGGTTCCAGCGCGTCACCGGCCGGACCGGCGAGAACGTCCTGTACGACCTGCGCACGCGCGTCCACGACCACTTCCAGCGTCTGAGCGTGAGCTTCTACGAGCGCTACACGTCCGGACGCATCATCGCCCGCCTCACCTCGGACATCGACGCGCTGTCCGAGCTGCTGTACACGGGGATGATCGCGCTGCCCGTAGCGATCCTGCAGCTGGTCGGCATCGCCGTGATCCTGTTCTTCCTGGATCCGCCGCTGGCCGCGGTGACTCTCTCGGTGTTCCCGCTGGTGTTCCTGCTGACGCGCTGGTTCCGGCGCGAGTCCGAGCGCGTGTACCGCAAGGTCCGCGAAGCGGTCGCCCTGGTGATCATCCACTTCACGGAGTCGCTCGGCGGCATCCGCGCCGTCCACGCGTACCGTCGGGAGCCGCGCAACCAGGAGATCTTTGAGGACGTCAACGGCCGTTACCGCGACGCGAACATGGAGTCGATCCGCGTCAGCTCGCTTTACGGACCGGGGGTTCAGGTGCTGGGCGACCTTGCGGTCACTGCCTGCCTTGTCTACGGCGGCTACCGGGTGCTCGGGCACGACATCCCGATCGGCACGCTGGTCGCCTTCGTCCTGTACATGAGGCAGTTCTTCCAGCCGATGCAGGAGCTGTCCCAGGTCTACAACGTTTTCCAGGCCGCTTCCGCGTCGCTTGAGAAGCTGTCCGGGGTGCTCGAGGAGGAGCCGTCGGTGGCGGAGCCCGACCCGGCATCGGCCGTCTCAAGGCAGCACTGGGGCGGACGCATCACGTTCGAGGACGTCACCTTCGCCTACCGCGAGAAGCCGGTGCTGGAGCACCTGTCCTTCGAGGTGCCGGCCGGACAGACGGTCGCGCTGGTAGGTCCGACGGGGGCCGGCAAGTCCACGATCGCGAAGCTCGTCTCGCGCTTCTACGACCCGACGCGCGGACGCGTGTGCATCGACGGGGTGGACCTGCGCTGCCTCAGCGACGCCGACTTGCGGCGGACGATCGTGCTCGTGACCCAGGAGGGGTTCCTTTTCTCCGGCACCGTCGCCGAGAACATCGCCTTCGGACGTCCTGACGCCACCCGCGAGGACATCGAGCGCGCCGCGCGCGTGGTCGGGGCCTACGGGTTCATCTCCGAGCTTCCCGAAGGCTTTGACACCGACGTCCGCAAGCGCGGCGGCCGGCTTTCGGCCGGGCAGCGGCAGCTCGTGGCGCTCGCGCGGGCTTTTTTGGCCGACCCGCAGGTGATCATTTTCGACGAGGCGACGTCGTCCATCGACATGCCGTCGGAGCGGCTGATCCAGGAGGCGCTGGAGGTCGTACTGCGGGACAGGACGGCGTTCATAATCGCCCACCGCCTGGCGACGGTGGAGATCGCCGACCGCGTGCTCGTCATCGAGGACGGGGGCGTTGTCGAGGACGGGTCTCCCGGCGACCTGGTGCTCCAGCCCGGGCGGTGGGCCGCGCTGTCCCAGGCCTGGGAGGACTCCCTGGCCTG